In Hermetia illucens chromosome 1, iHerIll2.2.curated.20191125, whole genome shotgun sequence, one genomic interval encodes:
- the LOC119661702 gene encoding uncharacterized protein LOC119661702: MFPFRIFLIILFTYKICNYATVGWLLFPASTVLQITMSVSAPVELKDMRLYFDWGFQVNYNLPYDLSNFYDVAKWPGHSRQHTRAISYDKYNIQNSTHPADATAGEVYMALEELMIGLGFHETCLLKSVCEVARHPFDLESENLIAEIVNFVLSPSLHKSFGDNEKVYRAAYESAERYGASGIDCDFIYPECPVAFVEAVTKVEFE; the protein is encoded by the exons ATGTTTCCGTTCAGAATATTTCTCATAATACTTTTTACGTACAAAATTTGTAACTACGCAACCGTCGGGTGGTTGCTATTTCCAGCTAGCACTGTGTTACAG ATAACAATGTCTGTATCCGCGCCCGTTGAACTCAAGGATATGAGACTTTATTTCGATTGGGGATTCCAAGTTAACTACAATCTACCTTACGATTTGTCGAATTTCTACGACGTTGCAAAGTGGCCAGGACATTCTAGACAACACACAAGGGCTATTTCCTATGACAAATACAACATCCAGAACAGCACTCATCCCGCAGATGCAACTGCAGGCGAAGTGTACATGGCGTTGGAGGAACTTATGATCGG TTTAGGATTCCATGAAACGTGTTTACTGAAAAGTGTTTGTGAAGTAGCGCGACATCCTTTCGACTTGGAAAGTGAAAATTTAATTGCGGAAATCGTCAATTTTGTTTTGAG TCCGTCTCTACACAAATCGTTTGGGGATAATGAGAAAGTTTACAGAGCTGCGTATGAATCCGCAGAAAGATATGGAGCCAGTGGTATTGATTGCGATTTTATATATCCCGAGTGCCCGGTGGCCTTCGTCGAAGCTGTAACCAAAGTCGAATTTGAATAG
- the LOC119661664 gene encoding uncharacterized protein LOC119661664 isoform X2, whose product MVTIPCQHKSPVPLKDMKFFIDWGFQVNYVCPWLLSNFYDIPKWPGHSRMQTRALSYDKYILRNGTHPADASAEQVYMALEDLMVSYGFHETCLLKSVCEVARHPFDLENENLIAEIFSFVLSPSIHNAFIENERVYRSAYEAAERYGASGVDCGFMYPDCPLAFIDAITKVKFE is encoded by the exons ATGGTTACTATTCCCTGCCAGCACAAGTCTCCAG TGCCTTTGAAGGAtatgaaatttttcattgatTGGGGCTTTCAAGTCAACTACGTCTGTCCGTGGTTACTTTCCAATTTTTACGACATCCCAAAGTGGCCAGGACATTCTCGAATGCAAACACGAGCACTTTCCTATGACAAGTATATCCTTCGGAATGGTACCCATCCGGCCGATGCATCAGCTGAACAAGTGTATATGGCGCTAGAGGATTTGATGGTTAG TTATGGATTCCACGAAACTTGTTTACTGAAGAGTGTTTGTGAGGTGGCAAGACATCCTTTTGacttggaaaatgaaaatttgattgCTGAGATATTTAGTTTTGTATTGAG CCCTTCAATACACAATGCGTTCATTGAAAACGAGAGAGTTTACAGAAGTGCCTATGAAGCAGCGGAAAGGTATGGTGCCAGTGGGGTCGATTGCGGTTTCATGTATCCTGACTGTCCACTGGCGTTCATCGATGCTATAACTAAGGTGAAGTTTGAGTGA
- the LOC119661664 gene encoding uncharacterized protein LOC119661664 isoform X1, with product MCSRHMLLAILLIYVTQRFTASGWLLFPASTSLQITMSISVPVPLKDMKFFIDWGFQVNYVCPWLLSNFYDIPKWPGHSRMQTRALSYDKYILRNGTHPADASAEQVYMALEDLMVSYGFHETCLLKSVCEVARHPFDLENENLIAEIFSFVLSPSIHNAFIENERVYRSAYEAAERYGASGVDCGFMYPDCPLAFIDAITKVKFE from the exons ATGTGCTCAAGACACATGTTATTAGCTATATTGCTCATTTATGTCACTCAACGCTTTACCGCATCAGGATGGTTACTATTCCCTGCCAGCACAAGTCTCCAG ATAACAATGTCTATATCGGTTCCAGTGCCTTTGAAGGAtatgaaatttttcattgatTGGGGCTTTCAAGTCAACTACGTCTGTCCGTGGTTACTTTCCAATTTTTACGACATCCCAAAGTGGCCAGGACATTCTCGAATGCAAACACGAGCACTTTCCTATGACAAGTATATCCTTCGGAATGGTACCCATCCGGCCGATGCATCAGCTGAACAAGTGTATATGGCGCTAGAGGATTTGATGGTTAG TTATGGATTCCACGAAACTTGTTTACTGAAGAGTGTTTGTGAGGTGGCAAGACATCCTTTTGacttggaaaatgaaaatttgattgCTGAGATATTTAGTTTTGTATTGAG CCCTTCAATACACAATGCGTTCATTGAAAACGAGAGAGTTTACAGAAGTGCCTATGAAGCAGCGGAAAGGTATGGTGCCAGTGGGGTCGATTGCGGTTTCATGTATCCTGACTGTCCACTGGCGTTCATCGATGCTATAACTAAGGTGAAGTTTGAGTGA
- the LOC119646250 gene encoding uncharacterized protein LOC119646250 gives MIVTSKFQYSLYVVFLIIFFSLLHPGLGKTEIDRSLSTHLSRQKRFFVFLKSSTFSVGMSGAKRVSQPSPTSTNIVIGLGCAYDLPTKVDDWRWRLKFRNRNTKPPNTN, from the exons ATGATCGTCACATCCAAATTTCAGTATAGTTTGTACGTTGTATTTCTAATCATATTCTTCTCATTGCTACATCCTGGATTGGGGAAGACGGAAATTGATAGATCGCTCAGTACGCACTTATCGAGACAAAAACGTTTCTTCGTCTTTCTAAAATCTTCAACATTTTCCGTCGGCATGTCCGGTGCTAAAAGAGTGTCCCAGCCTTCACCGACATCAACTAATATCGTTATCGGTCTTGGATGTGCTTACGATTTACCTACAAAAGTTGACGATTGGAGGTGGAGGTTGAAGTTTAGAAACAGAAACACAAAACCGCCAA ATACTAACTAA